Within the Roseicitreum antarcticum genome, the region TCGTCTTCCAGCCCTGAGACCCAAATGCCGTCAACCTCGGTTTTGACGATGCCGATCCGCTGAAACCGAACATGCCTGTCTTCAACGGTCTTCACCCCCAGGTGCCCGTCCGGGCTAAGCGAGATGATGGAGGTATGGATGAAATGCGCCTGTGCCTCGCCCGTCGGAATCGTTACCATGGCGGACACGCCCGCGGGGATCATGCGGTCTTCGTTCGGAACCTCGATTTCGGTCAGGAAGGTGCGGGTTTCGGCCTGCGCGGCGGTTCCCACGAAGCTGACCGTCCCCTCGCGCTCTTGGCCCGTGATGAAATTGACCTTGGCGGCCTGGCCGACCTGAAGGCGTGAGTGGGTCTGCTGCGGCACTTGGATGGTCACCGTCAGCGGGCTGTTGTCTACGATCCGGGCGATCTGCTCACCGACCGAGACATACTCGCCCGCGCTGACCGGCAAGGCCTCGATCAGTCCCTCGAAGGGGGCGGTGATCGTCAGATCGGCCAGTTCCTGCTCGGCTGCAACTACGCTGGCCTGGGCCGCGGCAAGGGCTGCGCGGGTTTCCGACACCCGCGTCTGTGTCGCCGTCCCGCGGTTAAACAACTCGGTCGCATTGTTGAACTCACGCTCGGCATTGGCGCGCTGCTCGATCGCCTGATCCAGCGTGGATCGTGCGCGCC harbors:
- a CDS encoding efflux RND transporter periplasmic adaptor subunit, with the protein product MNDQHDAAAPGKPELRFDSDRGSSRPFWLALILLLAIVAWMGSGYVFPSEPPAQETVATENAPPSVRVRSSTAEAVVLEFRSEGQAMPDRDTRILAEGAGEIVEMPVAKGRMVERGDVIAQLDDRRARSTLDQAIEQRANAEREFNNATELFNRGTATQTRVSETRAALAAAQASVVAAEQELADLTITAPFEGLIEALPVSAGEYVSVGEQIARIVDNSPLTVTIQVPQQTHSRLQVGQAAKVNFITGQEREGTVSFVGTAAQAETRTFLTEIEVPNEDRMIPAGVSAMVTIPTGEAQAHFIHTSIISLSPDGHLGVKTVEDRHVRFQRIGIVKTEVDGIWVSGLEDEATIITIGQGFVRDSEEVRAQTEEEAGQPEDTAAQSDAVAQSDTVDASEGAPATPDADTPGTAMQERAQ